From a single Bacillus pseudomycoides DSM 12442 genomic region:
- the gcvT gene encoding glycine cleavage system aminomethyltransferase GcvT: protein MITLQRTPLFDVYAKYGGKTIDFGGWELPVQFSSIKEEHEAVRTAAGLFDVSHMGEVEVTGTDSLAFLQRVVTNDVSTLKVGGAQYTAMCYENGGTVDDLLIYKRGEEDYLLVINASNIEKDYEWLASHVIGNTKVVNVSSEIAQLAIQGPKAEGILQKVVSEDLKEIKFFKFKNDVLVDGTPALVSRTGYTGEDGFEIYCKSEDAPKLWEKLLEAGAEDGLKPCGLGARDTLRFEATLPLYGQELSKDITPIEAGIGFAVKTNKEADFFGKETLKEYKENGAPRKLVGIEVIERGIPRTHYPVYVGEEKIGEVTSGTQSPTLKKSIGLALVDVKYAAVDTEVEIEIRNKRVKAVVVPTPFYKRSK from the coding sequence TTGGTGGTTGGGAATTACCAGTTCAATTTTCAAGCATTAAAGAAGAACATGAAGCTGTTCGTACAGCTGCAGGCCTGTTTGATGTGTCTCACATGGGGGAAGTAGAAGTAACAGGTACAGATAGTTTGGCATTTTTACAACGTGTTGTTACAAATGACGTTTCTACCTTAAAGGTAGGAGGCGCACAATATACAGCAATGTGTTACGAAAATGGTGGTACAGTAGATGATTTATTAATCTACAAACGTGGTGAAGAAGACTACTTATTAGTAATCAACGCATCGAATATCGAAAAAGATTACGAGTGGTTAGCAAGTCATGTCATTGGCAATACGAAAGTAGTCAATGTTTCTAGTGAAATTGCACAACTTGCAATTCAAGGTCCAAAAGCAGAAGGCATTTTACAAAAAGTTGTGTCAGAAGATTTAAAAGAAATTAAGTTCTTTAAATTTAAAAATGATGTTCTTGTAGATGGAACTCCTGCACTTGTATCTCGTACAGGTTACACAGGTGAAGACGGATTTGAAATTTACTGCAAGAGTGAAGATGCTCCAAAACTTTGGGAGAAACTTCTTGAAGCTGGAGCAGAAGACGGCTTAAAACCATGTGGTTTGGGAGCACGTGACACACTTCGTTTTGAAGCGACACTTCCACTTTATGGTCAAGAACTATCAAAAGATATTACACCAATTGAAGCTGGAATTGGTTTTGCAGTAAAAACAAATAAAGAGGCAGATTTCTTTGGAAAAGAAACATTAAAAGAATACAAAGAAAACGGTGCACCTCGTAAATTAGTCGGCATCGAAGTAATTGAACGCGGTATTCCTCGTACGCATTATCCTGTATATGTAGGCGAAGAAAAAATCGGGGAAGTTACAAGTGGTACACAATCTCCAACGTTAAAGAAAAGCATTGGTTTAGCATTAGTTGATGTAAAATACGCAGCAGTTGATACAGAAGTAGAAATTGAGATTCGTAATAAACGCGTTAAAGCAGTAGTCGTTCCAACACCATTTTACAAACGTTCAAAGTAA
- the gcvPA gene encoding aminomethyl-transferring glycine dehydrogenase subunit 1 produces MLHRYLPMTEEDKKEMLQTIGVQTIDELFSDIPESVRFKGDLKIKQAKSEPELLKELSDMARKNANLKEYASFLGAGVYDHHAPVIVDHVISRSEFYTAYTPYQPEISQGELQAIFEFQTMICELTGMDVANSSMYDGGTALAEAAMLAAGHTRKKKILVSKAVHPESRAVLETYAKGQHLEVVEIDHKDGVTDLDVLQSEVDDTVACVIVQYPNFFGQVERLADIEKIVHQQKSLFIVSSNPLSLGALTPPGKFGADIVIGDAQPFGIPTQFGGPHCGYFATTKAFMRKIPGRLVGQTVDSDGKRGFVLTLQAREQHIRRDKATSNICSNQALNALAASVAMTALGRQGVKEMARQNISKAQYAKRQFEEKGFTVTFAGPFFNEFVVDCKRPVQEVNDALVQKNIIGGYDLGRDYKELTNHMLLAVTELRTKEEIDTLVKEMGAIQ; encoded by the coding sequence ATGTTGCATCGTTATCTTCCAATGACAGAAGAAGACAAAAAAGAAATGTTACAAACGATCGGCGTTCAAACGATCGATGAATTATTTTCTGATATTCCAGAAAGTGTTCGTTTCAAAGGGGATTTAAAGATTAAACAAGCAAAGTCAGAACCAGAGCTTTTAAAAGAACTGTCTGATATGGCTCGTAAAAATGCTAACTTAAAAGAATACGCTTCTTTCTTAGGAGCAGGTGTATACGATCATCACGCTCCAGTAATTGTTGATCATGTTATTTCTCGTTCAGAATTTTATACAGCTTATACGCCATACCAACCAGAAATTTCACAAGGGGAATTACAAGCGATTTTTGAATTCCAAACAATGATTTGTGAATTAACTGGAATGGATGTAGCAAACTCCTCTATGTATGACGGAGGTACAGCGTTAGCAGAAGCGGCAATGTTAGCAGCTGGTCATACGCGCAAAAAGAAAATTCTTGTTTCTAAAGCAGTTCATCCAGAATCAAGAGCAGTACTTGAAACATATGCAAAAGGTCAACATCTTGAAGTTGTTGAAATTGATCATAAAGATGGTGTAACAGATTTAGATGTATTACAAAGTGAAGTAGATGATACAGTCGCTTGCGTAATCGTTCAATATCCAAACTTCTTTGGACAGGTGGAAAGATTAGCTGATATTGAGAAAATTGTTCATCAGCAAAAGTCATTATTTATCGTTTCTTCAAACCCATTATCATTAGGCGCTTTAACACCACCAGGTAAATTTGGTGCTGATATTGTAATTGGTGATGCACAACCATTTGGTATCCCAACACAGTTTGGTGGACCACACTGCGGTTATTTTGCAACAACGAAAGCATTTATGCGTAAAATCCCAGGACGTCTTGTCGGACAAACTGTGGATTCAGACGGCAAACGTGGCTTCGTATTAACATTGCAAGCTCGTGAACAACATATTCGTCGTGACAAAGCGACATCTAACATTTGTTCAAACCAAGCGTTAAATGCATTAGCAGCGTCTGTTGCAATGACAGCACTTGGAAGACAAGGTGTGAAAGAAATGGCACGTCAAAACATTTCTAAAGCGCAATATGCAAAACGCCAATTTGAGGAAAAAGGATTTACAGTAACATTTGCTGGACCATTCTTCAATGAATTTGTTGTAGATTGCAAACGTCCAGTACAAGAAGTAAATGATGCATTAGTACAAAAGAATATTATCGGTGGTTACGACTTAGGCCGTGATTATAAAGAATTAACAAATCATATGCTTCTAGCGGTAACAGAACTTCGTACAAAAGAAGAAATTGACACACTTGTAAAAGAAATGGGGGCTATCCAATGA
- the gcvPB gene encoding aminomethyl-transferring glycine dehydrogenase subunit 2, with product MKNQDQALIFEMSREGRVGYSLPQLDVEEVKLEDVFESDYIRTEDAELPEVSELDIMRHYTALSNRNHGVDSGFYPLGSCTMKYNPKINENVARFPGFAHIHPLQDEKTVQGAMELMYDLQEHLIEITGMDTVTLQPAAGAHGEWTGLMLIRAYHEANGDYNRTKVIVPDSAHGTNPASATVAGFETITVKSNEHGLVDLEDLKRVVNEETAALMLTNPNTLGLFEENILEMAEIVHNAGGKLYYDGANLNAVLSQARPGDMGFDVVHLNLHKTFTGPHGGGGPGSGPVGVKADLIPFLPKPILEKTENGYHFNYDRPQAIGRVKPFYGNFGINVRAYTYIRSMGPDGLRAVTEYAVLNANYMMRRLAPFYDLPFDRHCKHEFVLSGRRQKKLGVRTLDIAKRLLDFGYHPPTIYFPLNVEECIMIEPTETESKETLDGFIDKMIQIAKEAEENPEVVQEAPHTTVIKRLDETMAARKPILRYQKPAPVQV from the coding sequence ATGAAGAACCAAGATCAAGCACTTATTTTTGAAATGAGTAGAGAAGGACGCGTAGGATATAGCTTACCCCAATTAGATGTAGAAGAAGTGAAATTAGAAGATGTGTTTGAGAGCGATTATATCCGTACTGAAGATGCAGAGCTTCCAGAAGTATCTGAACTTGATATTATGCGCCATTACACAGCACTTTCAAACCGTAACCACGGCGTTGATTCTGGATTTTATCCATTAGGATCTTGTACGATGAAGTACAATCCAAAAATCAACGAAAACGTGGCTCGTTTCCCAGGCTTTGCACACATTCATCCGCTTCAAGATGAAAAAACAGTGCAAGGTGCAATGGAATTAATGTACGACTTACAAGAACATTTAATCGAAATTACAGGTATGGATACTGTAACACTTCAACCAGCAGCTGGTGCACATGGGGAATGGACAGGATTAATGTTAATCCGTGCATATCATGAAGCAAACGGTGATTATAACCGTACAAAAGTTATCGTTCCTGACTCTGCGCACGGAACAAACCCAGCATCTGCAACAGTAGCAGGTTTTGAAACAATTACAGTAAAATCAAATGAACACGGTCTTGTTGACTTAGAAGATTTAAAACGTGTTGTGAACGAAGAAACAGCAGCACTTATGTTAACAAATCCAAATACACTTGGTTTATTTGAAGAGAATATTTTAGAGATGGCAGAAATCGTTCATAATGCAGGCGGTAAATTGTATTATGATGGTGCAAACTTAAATGCGGTATTAAGTCAAGCACGTCCTGGAGATATGGGATTTGATGTTGTGCATTTAAATCTTCATAAAACATTTACAGGTCCGCATGGCGGCGGTGGCCCAGGTTCTGGTCCAGTAGGTGTAAAAGCTGATTTAATTCCATTTTTACCAAAACCAATTTTAGAGAAAACAGAAAATGGTTATCACTTTAACTACGATCGTCCACAAGCAATTGGACGCGTGAAACCATTCTATGGAAACTTTGGTATCAACGTTCGTGCTTATACGTATATTCGTTCTATGGGGCCAGATGGACTACGTGCAGTAACAGAATATGCTGTATTAAATGCAAACTATATGATGAGAAGATTAGCGCCGTTCTATGATCTTCCATTTGATAGACATTGTAAGCATGAATTTGTATTATCAGGTCGCCGTCAAAAGAAACTTGGTGTACGTACACTAGACATCGCAAAACGTCTGCTTGATTTTGGTTACCATCCACCAACAATTTACTTCCCATTAAATGTGGAAGAATGTATTATGATTGAACCAACAGAAACAGAGTCAAAAGAAACATTAGACGGTTTCATCGATAAGATGATTCAAATCGCAAAAGAAGCAGAAGAAAATCCAGAAGTTGTACAAGAAGCACCACATACGACGGTAATTAAACGTCTAGACGAAACAATGGCTGCACGTAAACCGATTTTACGTTATCAAAAGCCAGCTCCTGTACAAGTTTGA
- a CDS encoding DUF3929 family protein codes for MGYKCYRMVYHLENGKKIKDIKEFCYRDYGKMLERVAHRVMDNAEVTAIDKQGTIISIACDDIVKVELDYIKES; via the coding sequence ATGGGCTATAAGTGTTATAGGATGGTGTATCATTTAGAAAACGGTAAAAAAATTAAAGATATAAAGGAATTTTGTTATCGAGATTATGGAAAAATGTTAGAGCGTGTAGCACATCGTGTAATGGATAACGCAGAAGTGACAGCGATTGATAAACAAGGAACAATTATTTCAATAGCTTGTGATGACATTGTAAAGGTAGAACTTGATTACATAAAAGAAAGTTAG